The sequence below is a genomic window from Dehalogenimonas sp. THU2.
ATCATCGGCGGTGGTTCGACCGCGGAGATCGTAGCGGAACTTAAAATGGCTGAAAAGATGAGCTTCGTCTCCACCGGCGGCGGTTCTTCCATGCTATTCCTTTCTGGTGAAAAACTACCCGGTGTCGAAGCGCTGCTCAAAAAGGCTGCCATTGGCAAAAGGAATCTTGGCTGATGGCGGATCAGTTATCGCTCATGCGGGAACTTTCGATCAAGACCGATAGCAAAATCGTGATGGTGGTGCTGGACGGCCTTGGAGGTCTGCCGCATCCGGACACCGGGAAAACGGAATTGGAGACCGCCGTTACTCCCAATCTGGATGCCTTAGCCCAAAGAAGCATTTGCGGTTTATCTGACCCGGTCATGCCCGGTATTACCCCCGGCAGCGCTCCGGGACACCTGGGGTTGTTCGGTTACGATCCGCTCGACTGTCTTATCGGCCGGGGTGTACTGGAAGCCCTGGGTATCGACTTTGACCTGCACGACGGGGACGTAGCCGCTCGCGGTAACCTCTGTACAATGGATGAGAACGGCGTCATCACTGATCGCCGCGCCGGGCGCGTCTCGACCGAAAAAAGTACAGAACTAGCGGCACTCCTGAATGGTATGGAAATCGATGGCGTTAAAGTCATCGTAGAACCGGTGAAAGATCATCGGCTGGTAGCCGTTTTTCGGGGTGATGGTCTCTCCGATTCTGTAACCGACTCGGATCCGCAGCGTATTGGGTTTAAACCGCAACATGTAGAAGCTCGAATTGAATCTGCGAATCGTATGGCCGGCATCGCCAACAAATTTCTGGAAAAAGCGACAGGTCTGCTATCTGAACATCACACGGCTAATGGGCTTTTACTACGAGGGTTTTCTCATAAACCGCATTTCCATGGCTTCAAGGAGATATACAAGCTCGACGCCTGCGCCATAGCCAGTTATCCGATGTATCGCGGTTTGGCAAAGGTCGTGGGTATGACAGTGGTCAAAACCGGTTCCACGCTTTCCGACGAGATCGCCACGCTCAAAGAAAATTACGGGAAGTTCGATTATTTTTTCTTGCACGTCAAGGCCACGGACGCGGCAGGAGAAGACGGGGACTTCGATCGCAAGGTCTCGGCACTCGAAGATTTCGACCGAATGTTGCCGCGAATCACCGCTTTAGAACCGGATGTTTTGATGATTACCGGTGACCATTCAACTCCGGCATTGATCAAGGGCCACAGTTGGCACCCGGTACCGGCAATGGTATTCGGTCGATATTGCAGGCCTGACCGTGTGGATGAATTCAATGAATCGGCTTGTTTGAGCGGCGGGTTGGGACGGCTACCGGCTTGCCATTTAATGCCGGTCGCCATGGCCAATGCTATGAAACTGGAGAAGTACGGCGCATGAAGATGACTGAACGACGTCCCCGGGTAATCGCCGGCAACTGGAAGATGAACACCACCCTGGACGAAGCCATCGAACTGGTAAACGAAATGCGCTATGAACTCGATGAGATAGAAAGCGTGGAAAAAATTGTCTGCCCGCCATTCATCTCGTTAGCGAAGCTCAAGGAACTACTCAGCGGTTCAAGTGTCAAAGTGGGCGCACAGGATGTTTTTTATGAGGATAAAGGCGCCTTCACCGGCGAAATTTCACCCCTCATGCTCTCTGACTTATGCCAGTACGTTATTATAGGCCAT
It includes:
- a CDS encoding 2,3-bisphosphoglycerate-independent phosphoglycerate mutase, with the protein product MADQLSLMRELSIKTDSKIVMVVLDGLGGLPHPDTGKTELETAVTPNLDALAQRSICGLSDPVMPGITPGSAPGHLGLFGYDPLDCLIGRGVLEALGIDFDLHDGDVAARGNLCTMDENGVITDRRAGRVSTEKSTELAALLNGMEIDGVKVIVEPVKDHRLVAVFRGDGLSDSVTDSDPQRIGFKPQHVEARIESANRMAGIANKFLEKATGLLSEHHTANGLLLRGFSHKPHFHGFKEIYKLDACAIASYPMYRGLAKVVGMTVVKTGSTLSDEIATLKENYGKFDYFFLHVKATDAAGEDGDFDRKVSALEDFDRMLPRITALEPDVLMITGDHSTPALIKGHSWHPVPAMVFGRYCRPDRVDEFNESACLSGGLGRLPACHLMPVAMANAMKLEKYGA